The stretch of DNA cataggctGTGCATGAGTTTcacgtttggggaagatcattttcaccatataaatgcacctttataataaagcattacatgcataatgacATTTGCAATCACTTTCGAGAAcagttttcccgctaattgataGCATTTTGGAACAGTAGCCCTTTTAGCCTACTTTAGCCTGGTGCatattgctgcgcttataatgtgaaaatAAATGGCCTTAAAATTTTAAGCTAAACAATCaacctcattgcttttaaaagtttttgggatgcgagtggttgtattaatttggcatctatcacatcccacaactgtcccagagtaggtttggaatatttatttattgcacagaagttgaccaatataattttttttaaataatggcacagaattctaagcaaatattgtctgctaaatgaaatagtgtagcccacagccagatggcatagccagatcagggcctaacataaggccaactcagagtatgctattctgttcttctgaaatagactacattttcttcatgtcatgtttctttagacctgtctaaaataaataatggatttattgtgatggtgtaggctatatcaaATGGATTTATTctacttttaaaatgtagatgttccaaaggtctggaTCAGTAGCTTGTAGGctgtgcgtggaagccaggagatgctaaacgtgtttaagCTAATTAACAGGTCAATTacagtgagaccggcagttatttgcttgacaatcaccagctcaCGTGTCCGACACAATAATAAGTTCCCCACACATTTAGCTTTAGCTTTAGCTAACACTTTGATATTTCTCCTACTGCTAGGTTCAACTGGGAAATGTGTGTCTGGTTTGACATTGTAAccccagcatctctctctctctctcgaagggCAAAGAATCTAATTGCGATTTCATTTAAGCAGATATTGCGATTGGACTTGAACTGTGctgcttgagtgacaggggggcgaggcttggtgtgtgtgggaaGCAGCCGcaagaggagagacggagacgtCAAAAAGAGTCAACTATAAAAACGGACGTTACTCACGGCTGAGTGGCGTTTGAAAATATCGCATGCAATATGGATCTCTTGCGATATGCATATTGCGTATGTCAATATTGCAATTTCGATGTGCATTTCGATTAATTGTGCAGTCTTACTCCTGACTCACCTCCTCGATGTAGCTCTCCATGAAGGATCCCCGGAACATGGCCGCCATCCAGTCGCAGCTGGAGATGAGCAGGGGCTTGTGGGCCGGCAGGTATCCATCGTCCAGGTGGAACACCACATCTAAAACCGGGGGAGGGAAAAGACTGAGCACTCATCTTGGAGTGAGCCACAGAGTCGAGGATACAGAAAGacgggaagacagacagacacacacacagacagacagacgcacacagagagaggtagacagagcaagagagaaattGACAGATAGACAGAACTCTATTTGACAGACGGGAGGGATAGGGTGGCACACAGTGACAAGCAGAGTTGAGATACTAAGTTTGAaacctatatatacacacatttgaAGGGCTCAAGCTATTTATTCTGTTCGGAGGCCCAAAGATGTCCTCCTAAAGAAGAAGCATTCTATAAAAAAATCAAAACCAAATCCTAGGGCAGACCTATAGGCCTCGCCAATCTTCACAGGGCATAGAAACCACTAGAGCGTGTAAATCATTTATATTCaggaggtacactacatgaccaaatgtatgtggacacctgcttgtcgaacatctcattccaaaatcatgggtattaaatatggagttggtcccccattcaAGAATGCCcatttccctttattcagattacaacctctcacttttggttatttgaaaatgtaattatctctaaaatattgctatttttaaaacaagccatagaaagttggttgcaatttcagtttaatccaccagaaaatacagaacatttattacaacaaatattatggttaaactaaaatatactaaataaagctggttgagagaatgccaaaagtgtgcaaagctgttatcaaggtggctactttgaagaatatcaaatatcaaatatattttgtttactacatgattccatgtgttatttcatagtttcgatgtcttcactaattttctacaatgtagaaaatagtaaaataaagaaaaaccctggaatgagtaggtgtgtccacgctggtactgtatatgcagttgaagtcggaagtttacatacacctgagccaaatacatttaaactcagtgtttcccaattcctgacatttaatcctggtaaaaatgcactgttttaggtcagttaggatcagcactttattttaagaatgtgaaatgtcagaataatagtagggagaatgatttatttcagcttttatttctttcatcacattccaagtgggtcagaaatgtacatacacccaattagtatttggtagcattgcctttaaattgtttaacttgggtcaaacgttttgggtagccttccacaagcttcccacaataagttgggcgaattttggcccattcctcctgacagagctggtgtaactgagtcaggtttgtaggccttcttgctcgcacacgctttttcagttctgcccacaaattttctataggattgaggtcagggctttgtgatggccactccaataccttgactttgttgtccttaagccattttgccacaacttcggaagtatgcttggggtcattgtccatttggaagacccatttgcaaccaagctttaacttcctgactgatgtcttgagatgttgcWtcaatatatccacataattttcctgcctcatgatgccgtctatgtgtgaagtgcaccagtccctcctgcagcaaagcacccccacaacatgatgccgccacccctgtgcttcacggttgggatggtgttcttcggcttgcaagcgtccccctttttcctccaaacataacgatggtcattatggccaaacagttccatttttgtttcatcagaccagaggacatttcacccaaaagtatgatctttgtccccatgtgcagttgcaaaccatagtctggctttttttctgaggtcttggctgatttcctttcattgtcccatgatgtcaagcaaagaggcactgagtttgaaggtatgccttgaagtacatccacaggtacacctccaattgactcaaattaggtcaattagcctatcagaagctactaaagccatgatataattttcaggaattttccaaactgtttaaaggcacagttaactttgtgtatgtaaacttctgacccactggaattgtgatacagtgaattataagtgaaataatctgtctgtaaacaattgttggaaaaatgacttgtgtcatgcacaaagtagatgtcataaccgacttgccaaaactatagtttgttaacaagaattttgtggagtggttaaaaaacgagttttaatgactccaacctaagtgtatgtaaacttccgacacaACTGGATTTGAGATAAACTGAACgaaaaaagaaaagtcctctcactgtcaactgcgtttattttcagcaaacttaacatgtgtacatatttgtatgatcataacaagattcaacaactgagacataaaatgaacaagttccacaaacatgtgactaacagacatttaataatgtgtctctgaacaaagggggggggggtcaaaatcaaaagtaacagtcggtatctggtgtggccaccagctgcattaagtactgcagtgcatcgcctcctcatggactgcaccagatttgccagagattgcctgcaatgacaacaagctcagtccgatgatgctgtgacacaccgccccagaccatgaaggaccctccacctccaaatcgatcccgctccagagtacaggcctcggtgtaacgctcattccttcagcGATAAACGCGAATaccaccatcacccctggtgacacAAAATCGCGactagtcagtgaagagcactttttgccagtcctgtctggtccagcgacggtgggtttgtgtccataggcgacgttgttgccggtgatgtctggtgaggacctgccttacaacaggcctacaagccctcagtccagcctctctcagcctattgcagacagccagcactgatggagggattgtgcgttcctggtgtaactcgggcagttgttgtttccatcctgtatctgtcccgcaggtgtgatgttcggatgtaccgatcctgtgcaggtgttgttacacgtggtctgccactgcgaggacgatcagctgtccgtcctgtctccctgtagcgctgtcttagccgTCTCACAGTacaaacattgcaatttattgctctggccacatctgcagtcctcatgcctcattgAAGCATGCCTAATGCACgatcatgcagatgagcagggaccctgggcatctttctttttgtgttttttagagtcagtagaacgGCCTTTATAGTGTCCaaagtttttataactgtgaccttaattgcctaccgtctgtaagctgttagtgtcttaacgtccgttacacaggtgcatgttcattaattgtttatggttcattgaacaagcatgggaaacagtgtttaaaccttttacaacgaagatctgtaaagttatttggattgttacgaattatctttgaaagacagggtcctaaaaaagggacgtttctagtttatatatttacaaaacaaatatataggggattggaaatgatgcagataattacattgatggaagccacaatctatttgctatattaaagctgatctgctccctaaaaatacaaaaataaactttacagttggcactatgaattggggcaggtagcattctcctggcatccgccaaacccagattcgtctgccagactgccagatggcgaagtgtgattcagcactccagagaacgatttccactgctccagagtccaatggcagcgagctttacaccactccagccgacgctttgcattgcgcatgctgatcttaggcttgtgtgtggctgctcggccatgtaaacccatttcatgaagctcccggcgaacagttcttgtgctgacgtctggaactgaggacagacgatttttactcgctatgcgcttcagcactcagaggtcctgttctgtgagcttgtgcgtcCTACCacctcgcggctgagccgttgatgctcctagatgtttccacttcacaataacagcatttacagttgaccggtacagctctagcagggcagaaatttgacttactgacttgttggaaaggaggcATACTATGAcgatgccatgttgaaagtcactgagctcttcagtaaagccattctactgccaatgtttgtctatggagattgcatggctgtgtgcttttttttttttttttttttacacctgtcagcaacaggtgtggctgaaatacagaatccactaatttgaaggggtgtccacagacTTCTGTGTATATTGAAAAAGAAATACCCACGGAACCTGACACAATGACTATAAAATAAGGATTGTGGTATGCCAGCTGATGGTAGAAAAGTCTACAGTTCCTTTAGAGATGGTATAGGACTCTCACCTTGAGGTAAACGCTATAGCCAACATGCACACAAACGAAGCAGAAATAAGTGACGTAAAGAAACACATGGGCACGGCACACATACTGAGAAAGCAGAAAAGCTCAGCAACACATATTTAGATCGATGACACCAACTGAAGCACAGGACACACAAACAAAATATTGCATATAGGAAAAACAATATCATGGCCATAGATCCAGAAGTGTGAATTCATGGGAGAATATTGGAATAAAGTGGGAATGCTAAATgtgctgtatacacacacacaaacgcacgcacacacatgcatactagCTCTGAGAACGCAGTATGTCAAGGCAAGTGGGGGCAGTGTGTTTACCGGCGAAGGTACCCTTGCTGAGGCACTCTTTGATGCGGTTGGCTCGGCGGACATGGAAGGCCTTGGTGATCTCCTGGTTCATGAAGCTTTCACGGTTCAGCACGTTGGCCACCATCATCCTCAGGTCAAACACCTCCAGCAGCTCGGCGATGGTGGCCACCTGCATCAGGTCCCCTCGGCTCTCGTCCAGACTGCCTGTGTACAGGTACTGCAGCACCGCCTGGAACCACAGCAAAGTTGAAAAAATAATCAACACCCTCTCGGAATTGAGTATTAAGCCAAGCAGTGGTATAAATTAAGTTAATAAACACCATTTGATGTGTTTGGATTAACCTCACTTTAATGACCTTTAATTCTCCTTTAAAACGTCTTTGTTGCCCTAAAATGTGTTATAGTTGTGATGACCAGTAGGAGACATTCTTCACAGTGAAATAAAATGATTATACAACCCTGGAACAGTGATGGGAATGGGAACCTCACGGTGTAGCTGGTTTTGCATGATTTAATATAGTGATTTAGCAGACGCTACTATCCAAAGCGTCTTGCAAGACTTGTTTTGTTGGTATCTGATCTTACCTGGAAGGGTTCTTCCTGTATGAGGCCGTCCATGGAGACCACAGTCATGAGGCGAAGTCGCCCCGTCTCAGGGTCAGCTATGTGCTCCAGGTACACACTCAGGAAGCCCCTCCCCCATCCCGAGAGGCCACGGCCGGCTCCCAGGGGCCCCAGAGGGCACTGGCTCCTGGCGGGGAGGGCGTTATCACTTTTGGAAGTCCTCAGGGAGCCCTGCTGGAGCATGGGTGGCCGTTTGAGTCCCCTGgcgcccccctccccctccttatcGATGTCCAAGCTCTTAGTACGCCCTGCCTGCTCTTTGGCACCTCTCCTACTCTGTTCATCCTCCTCACCGCTCTCGGCGTGCTCCTCTCCTTCCCAATCCGCCTCGATGGCCAGCAGATCCAGGGTGAAGAGGTCGTAGAACTTGGAGCAGGAGGTGGCCAGGTAGACTTTGTGTGCGAAGACYCGCGTGGCSCCGCCRTGGAGMAGGAAGAGGACYTCYGCGCARAGCGYCTGGCAGAYGAGGGAGTCYGGGGCRTCTCCGTCGATGGGAGGGGGGTCYGGGATGCCKACCACAGGGCGKGGGGGKCGYGGGGGCAGGAASGGGGCCTGGAGGAGGGGCCGCTGGACTCTCTTCAGGTGGGACTTCCAGAACTGGAGGTGGCGGCGGGAGATAAGGGCAGAACGGATAGCATTGTCGAACACATCCTTTACCCCAAACTGGGCCACGATGCTGGTCTCGAAGTAGGGAATGCCTAGCTCCTTTGCCACCTCGTGGCCTCTCTCTGGAGGTAGGATGTCTGTAGGCTTGATGGGTCTGAGGACAAAGGGAGAGGGTTAGAGAATTAGCAGAGAGATAGATATCTAATGAAATGATTGTGCTTTAACTGTGCTATCGTGGGCTGTAACTGAGTCAAGAATGTATTAGACAATAACAAGGAAAGAAACTATGGACAGAGAGAAGGCTGGACAGGTACGTTTGCGATTCAATCAAATGCCAAACATCCAGCCAATGGATGTGATGGGACTGCTGCGGTCAAGGTGGTCCAGACCCGGGTTCAAAAACGATTTTaagtatttcaattactttcaaagaGTCGAATATTgccatgtatttgaaaatactgaaATACACAGACAAGTGTATTTTCAAACACAAATATTTAAATACTGCATTTGTTCCCTGgtctgttttgtcctatatttggaAACAAATATTGTTGGCTATTTGAAAATAGTTTCAAATAGTAGGTCTATTTCTAGGAAATTATttgaaatccccccccccaaataatttCCTAGAAATAGGCAggcacttcacccctacctacatgtacaaattacctcgattaacctgtacccccgcacatagcctcggtattgttattttcttgtgttactttttattttagttaatttagtaaatattttcataactctatttcttgaactgcattgttgtttaagggcttgtaagtaagcatttcacggtaaggtccatTTCGGCGGATGcaacaaatacgatttgattttaaacccaggtctgatgtGGACCCGTCTCAGGAGGACCAGGGTGATGGTGGTCTTACTTGGCCAGGGGTCTGCGGGCGCGGTTGACAGCCTCCAGGTCGGCGTAGCGCAGGTCCAGCTGGCAGCCCACCAGGATGATAGGGGTGCGGGGGCAGAAGTGCTTAATCTCAGGGTACCACATGGTGCGGACGTGGCGCAGGGAGTTGGGGTTGGCCAGGGAGAAACACAGCACCACCACGTCAGACCTGTGCCACACCcaaataagagagggagagatagttggggaaaggagagagggtaatgtaggAGGggtggagtaagagagagagagatggaagtacATTCCTGGAGGTCAAAAACATGTCTGAAAAGAGTCTGCACTTGTGCTGCTAGGCACAGTGAATATGGATGGCGACACTGAGCGGGCTGGGGTGTGAGGTcatagggctgtgtgtgtgtgtgtgtcatgtctaCAGGCCTCTGAGGCTGGTGGGCTATGaagcccctttctctctcttacgtaAGCCCACTAAGGCCGTAAGGCAGCCAATACCACAGAAAGTGGCTAATtatagagcaacacacacacacacaacacacacacacacacacacacacacacacacacacacaccacagcacacacacacacacacacacacacacacacacacacacacacacacacacacacacacacacacacacacaatagctgtGCCACATCAGCTACTTACTTCCTCAGCCAGTCAGTGTGATGGGCCAGGCTGACAACAGGACTTAAGGCCGTTCTCAACCACTAGTGTCTCTGAGGCACGGCTCTGacaggcatgtgtgtgtggcttCCCATATGTGAATGAATATGCCAGCTACCACATAACCAGCACAGCACTAAGGGAGCCTCTCCGCTCTCAGAGCACTCCGTTCTAGTGGCAATGGAAATGGACATCAGTAAAGATAAATAGGCCAATTgttatgtttttgggggatttatCCGGGGTCAAAACATGGAATTCACTAAATATATTATAATCATTTGAATCAGTaagtagggctgtgacggtcatagAATTTTGGATGACAGTAATTGGTATAATGGCATAattgggtggactggcagccattgcgagtgtatcTATAGAAGCGAAGCAGGAATAAAAAAGCAGGAAGTCAAAGGAGGAAGTGTATCCATCAATATGTGCTGATAATATTGTTGATTCAACTGAGACatcacaaaaaatacattccattgcatgagcctcATAAGTCAATATAATTAGAATTAACATTCTACATTTCAGCACGGAGCAACAAAGTTTTAGTACGCTGTTAAGATTCCATGTTACTGCCCCGTTGTCCtttcttcagtcagctgttcgttcCATAATCATTGGTTACACAGTTAtacagtaattgtgccagccctaaggCTAACAACCATGGTCAGATCAATGTTTTTTTCTAATGGGTtattaacccataagagtctaagctgGGGgaggagtgtggggggggggggggtctactaagctatatggcagcctttcttaaagtatgggtcgcgacatgtcagagtaaatgtataattatttcatgaattgatttggccaagtgcaacggCACTCTCTGTTTAGCAGCGTTTTCTCtactcagtttggcagctgcgtgAGTGGACGAGAGATGCCTGTGTGCTTCGAGGTTAACCTgatcttttttctgcagttttcttgaagcTCACTCCGCAGTACTGTCGTACAGCAGCAGATGATGGTGCGCCATCAGCCACTTgccgtgttcaagacaactgggaactcggaaaaatacgaggtcaaatcatgatttcagtgatcttcaggttggaaagtcggaGCTATAGAAAGAGGccgagttggatgaccggtcAAATTGATTTGACCCAGTTGGAActatccccccccacacactgaagCCGTATGtgggagatttccgagttcctagttgttttgaaGCGGCAACTGAATGGACTCGAATGGACTCAAGCTAGCAACAAGTTCTGACTGAGTTCAACtgtcatgaaacgcaaatacagtgatgagtttctctctcttggtttaATACAcactttgagaaataacgaggagcgcccacaattTTGTTTTGTGCGGGTTAGTGCTTAATGAGTCTCCCAAAAtggaaaaaaattaaaatgacACGTCccgaccaaacatccacagcatgacggtcaacccagggagttctttcagaactgggcagaatgcttcaggaaacagtgcttcgacagtggaaGACTAAGTCGggtgatgataagcagaaataagggagtactctCTCTCATAGTAGtcgatgtgagtttctctttcaaacaatccccttgtacacagctaatagctagctaacgttagccaaagcaagctagctagctactgatagtgGAATCATAAGTAACAGTACATATGAAGATGAAACATGATCAGGCTTACTGtataaattattgttgaaaacaagtctaggttggaactgttagTGTTTAAATACAAGTCATATTTTCTATTCTGAACTGCTAACGTTATAAACTGATTGAAGCGAGATGgtttttgaggcaaacacacacacagttctgggttgctgatctacagcaggaagcggtaggtaatatgtaaatgtaagttcaagtgactatgcatagatagaaaGCAGTAGAGGTTCTGACCTAGTTTGGCACcacttaaaaaacaagtacagaaacagttcCAATGCTGAGTATTACCTCAGGGTTGCGCTGTCAAAAACTAAGCCCAGAACAgacatgcttgttgaaaacttcaaccagtcacacacctctcattaggactgtgtgctcgtgtgtgttttctggtctatATCTGTGTGAggcctcaaaaagcatcttgcttcaatcagtttattccagtttctgattgaaaatgatttatttgtttttaatagcAACAGTAGACAGATATGTAAGAATGTTTTTAATGGGGAAAAACAAACCTGAATAGCTAATTAAATGGGTAtttcatttcattgttatttgtctatattgcatttgttttaggcaaTTAAATGTGCCAATATTTACATATAGTTGCATGTTTTcataagcttgggtcccaggaaaacacagactTTCTCATTTGGATCCCAGGCTGACCAAGGATCAttcagctatttgattttgaatttgaagaccccttgaagtttaaaaaatatatatatatatgtttttgtgagaacaccgattttcgggatgtctcatggtctgacgaaCACAGCTCTAGCCCTGTCACTTTTCACCGCAGATGAGGAAATGTGACATAGGCAGATGCAGCATATGGAGacgtatccaatgcaaaaaaagatatctctagcttaaactgacatatgtgaggatttttgtattatgctaattgaaTTTCGGTGGTGCGCGGACATCAACCTTAGGGGTTAAAGATGATAATGGAAGATGAAACATTCGGGGTATGAGCTCAAGTTCTACTGAAACGTAACCGGTCAACAGAGTCAACTAGGTTTAAACAACTAAGTGATGCACAGCCAAAATGATAGGCTCAAGAAGCTAGATGGAGTAGTCGGCCAAATAGGCAACAGAATAACACCGGTTCCATAGACCACATCTTAACTTCCACCAATATGTAACCTAGGGAAAATTACACCTTCTCTATATGTTCGACGTAATCTTGTGCTAAACCATGACATCATAGGGCTAGTATCGACACAGTaagcacaagtacacacacaaacaggaattTCCATTAGCATCCTGTCAAAGTGTCATTACCAGCTCTAATCTATGTTAGTGTGTACGTGCTTTTGCCCTGGTGGTAAGGGTTGTGACTATCCCTGCATCTGTCTGCGTGAATCTGTCTATGTGAATGTTCATACGTCCATGTATGAATGTGAGTCAGAGAAGAGGAGACAAAACACGCCGACACACATTGGGAGTCTATATAGCTCACTGATACCGTTGGCCAATCATTTACCAACTGCACGTGAATAAGAActaggagtttttttttttttttttaagtttcccctgggtacagatctaggatcagcttcccctcccccgaacctaaccttaactattaGTGGGGGGGAAAACTGACCCAAgttcagcatctagggg from Salvelinus sp. IW2-2015 linkage group LG33, ASM291031v2, whole genome shotgun sequence encodes:
- the LOC111957764 gene encoding rho-related BTB domain-containing protein 1-like isoform X1; this encodes MWVNTGTVGRALSMDIDTDYERPNVETIKCVVVGDNAVGKTRLICARACNATLTQYQLLATHVPTVWAIDQYRVCQEVLERSRDVVDEVSVSLRLWDTFGDHHKDRRFAYGRSDVVVLCFSLANPNSLRHVRTMWYPEIKHFCPRTPIILVGCQLDLRYADLEAVNRARRPLAKPIKPTDILPPERGHEVAKELGIPYFETSIVAQFGVKDVFDNAIRSALISRRHLQFWKSHLKRVQRPLLQAPFLPPRPPRPVVGIPDPPPIDGDAPDSLXCQXLCAEVLFLLHGGATRVFAHKVYLATSCSKFYDLFTLDLLAIEADWEGEEHAESGEEDEQSRRGAKEQAGRTKSLDIDKEGEGGARGLKRPPMLQQGSLRTSKSDNALPARSQCPLGPLGAGRGLSGWGRGFLSVYLEHIADPETGRLRLMTVVSMDGLIQEEPFQAVLQYLYTGSLDESRGDLMQVATIAELLEVFDLRMMVANVLNRESFMNQEITKAFHVRRANRIKECLSKGTFADVVFHLDDGYLPAHKPLLISSCDWMAAMFRGSFMESYIEEVSIPDTSSSCMRAVLEFMYSGLLSPCPDLEPIELIVLSNRLCLPRLVALTEQHAVNELLQWAMKGVDIDGQVLAYLELAQFHNAKQLYAWCLHHICTNYNSVCRKFPKDMKVMSPDNQRHFEKQRWPPVWFLKEEDRYLRSQKEREREEEILRKLRTKRGWCFSRHPSSSPHVS
- the LOC111957764 gene encoding rho-related BTB domain-containing protein 2-like isoform X2, with translation MDIDTDYERPNVETIKCVVVGDNAVGKTRLICARACNATLTQYQLLATHVPTVWAIDQYRVCQEVLERSRDVVDEVSVSLRLWDTFGDHHKDRRFAYGRSDVVVLCFSLANPNSLRHVRTMWYPEIKHFCPRTPIILVGCQLDLRYADLEAVNRARRPLAKPIKPTDILPPERGHEVAKELGIPYFETSIVAQFGVKDVFDNAIRSALISRRHLQFWKSHLKRVQRPLLQAPFLPPRPPRPVVGIPDPPPIDGDAPDSLXCQXLCAEVLFLLHGGATRVFAHKVYLATSCSKFYDLFTLDLLAIEADWEGEEHAESGEEDEQSRRGAKEQAGRTKSLDIDKEGEGGARGLKRPPMLQQGSLRTSKSDNALPARSQCPLGPLGAGRGLSGWGRGFLSVYLEHIADPETGRLRLMTVVSMDGLIQEEPFQAVLQYLYTGSLDESRGDLMQVATIAELLEVFDLRMMVANVLNRESFMNQEITKAFHVRRANRIKECLSKGTFADVVFHLDDGYLPAHKPLLISSCDWMAAMFRGSFMESYIEEVSIPDTSSSCMRAVLEFMYSGLLSPCPDLEPIELIVLSNRLCLPRLVALTEQHAVNELLQWAMKGVDIDGQVLAYLELAQFHNAKQLYAWCLHHICTNYNSVCRKFPKDMKVMSPDNQRHFEKQRWPPVWFLKEEDRYLRSQKEREREEEILRKLRTKRGWCFSRHPSSSPHVS